Proteins from one Gossypium raimondii isolate GPD5lz chromosome 8, ASM2569854v1, whole genome shotgun sequence genomic window:
- the LOC105792902 gene encoding ankyrin repeat-containing protein ITN1, translating into MDEKLFEASRKGETSTLLQLIEEDPLILEDNTHHASLETPLHVSSSHGHADFVRQILKQNPGLAKTANRKGYTPLHLASANGHVETVNELLKIEREIGGHELCRRKDDKGRVALHLAVIKGRERVVGELVMACPESIKEITDKKETILHLAGKNENGCKFVKGLIDGIKAKEMLNLKDEDGNTVLHLATLRKQHEVMNLLLQQPELDVNAVNSNNLKALDILLKGPKQSNDEEIAHMLHLASMPKLENQVLTDPSRPNNAVVDAVVEVDMTMKDSTSKKNNVDSFKWLEEMRRGTTVAAVLIATVTFEVALNPPGGVWQDGGNVDSNVDSPLTGNHIQGKSIAGDVSPKSLTWFLVWDSIGFLASMNIIVMLTIPSKLKANSIRWEYVRLMMWFVIASVHMVFLYGVQLTTPSYIFQRAVIAPFVFFYGVVGLLALRSGWSLVTDWRNLAKEIWNKKKR; encoded by the exons ATGGACGAGAAGCTATTCGAAGCTTCTCGCAAAGGCGAAACCTCAACTTTACTTCAACTCATCGAAGAAGATCCACTCATCCTCGAAGACAACACCCACCACGCTTCACTGGAGACTCCGTTGCACGTATCCTCCTCTCACGGCCACGCCGATTTCGTTCGCCAAATCCTCAAGCAAAATCCAGGTCTCGCCAAAACAGCGAATCGCAAAGGGTACACCCCACTTCACTTGGCCTCCGCGAACGGACACGTCGAAACGGTGAACGAGTTGCTGAAAATCGAAAGGGAGATCGGCGGCCACGAGCTTTGTAGAAGGAAAGATGATAAGGGCCGTGTTGCTTTGCATTTAGCGGTGATTAAAGGACGGGAAAGAGTCGTCGGAGAATTGGTAATGGCTTGCCCGGAATCTATTAAAGAGATTACTGACAAAAAGGAGACGATTTTGCATTTAGCTGGGAAGAATGAAAATGGATGTAAATTTGTTAAGGGTTTAATTGATGGGATTAAAGCTAAAGAGATGTTGAATTTGAAGGATGAAGATGGTAACACCGTGTTGCACTTGGCTACTTTGAGGAAACAGCATGAG GTAATGAATTTACTACTACAACAACCTGAACTTGATGTGAACGCAGTGAATTCCAATAATCTAAAGGCTTTGGATATATTGCTAAAAGGTCCAAAGCAATCAAATGATGAAGAGATTGCCCACATGCTCCATCTTGCAAGCATGCCAAAACTCGAAAACCAAGTATTAACCGACCCATCTCGACCTAACAATGCAGTGGTCGATGCAGTGGTCGAAGTAGACATGACGATGAAAGACTCAACCTCGAAAAAGAATAACGTGGATTCTTTCAAATGGCTCGAGGAAATGCGAAGAGGTACCACGGTAGCGGCAGTACTAATAGCTACCGTGACATTCGAAGTAGCATTGAATCCTCCTGGGGGAGTTTGGCAAGACGGGGGAAATGTAGATTCGAACGTGGATAGTCCGCTTACGGGGAACCACATACAAGGCAAATCGATTGCGGGAGACGTCTCGCCGAAGAGCCTAACTTGGTTCTTGGTGTGGGACTCCATTGGATTCTTGGCATCCATGAATATTATAGTAATGTTGACGATCCCTTCCAAGCTCAAAGCGAATTCAATCCGATGGGAGTACGTTCGGTTAATGATGTGGTTTGTGATTGCTTCTGTTCATATGGTCTTCCTATACGGTGTCCAATTGACAACTCCTTCGTATATTTTCCAACGAGCAGTGATAGCGCCTTTCGTGTTCTTTTACGGTGTTGTCGGTTTATTAGCCCTCCGTTCAGGGTGGTCGCTAGTGACAGATTGGCGCAACCTAGCTAAAGAGATAtggaataagaaaaaaagataa
- the LOC105793751 gene encoding dehydration-responsive element-binding protein 3, with product MADSPNSESELITRSNKSYDGKQRSGTDPVPEKRRPRDSISKHPVYRGVRMRAWGKWVSEIREPRKKSRIWLGTYSTPEMAARAHDVAALSIKGNSAILNFPELAELLPRPVSNSPRDVQAAAAKAAAMEFLSNNTNNNVDATTLFLSSSSSSSMNMDDVSTPEELSQIVELPSLGTSYESVESGTEFVCMDPVDGWLLNPSGMPWYDEDNNGYFGDEIPMQMQENTITNGFSPLLWNH from the coding sequence ATGGCTGACTCACCAAACTCGGAATCTGAGTTGATCACTCGCAGCAATAAGTCTTATGATGGTAAACAGAGATCGGGAACTGACCCGGTACCCGAAAAGCGTCGTCCGAGGGATAGTATTAGTAAGCACCCGGTTTACCGTGGGGTCCGAATGCGGGCGTGGGGTAAATGGGTATCCGAAATCCGTGAGCCCCGAAAAAAGAGCCGGATCTGGTTAGGTACTTACTCGACGCCGGAAATGGCGGCACGTGCTCACGACGTTGCCGCGTTGAGCATCAAGGGTAACTCGGCGATCCTCAACTTCCCTGAACTCGCTGAGTTGTTGCCGCGTCCGGTTTCTAACTCGCCCCGTGATGTCCAAGCCGCCGCCGCTAAAGCAGCCGCAATGGagtttttaagtaataatactaataacaaCGTCGATGCTACGACGTTGTTTTTGTCTTCTTCGTCTTCGTCATCGATGAACATGGATGACGTGTCGACACCTGAGGAGCTGAGCCAGATAGTGGAGTTGCCGAGTTTAGGGACAAGTTACGAATCTGTTGAGTCAGGGACGGAGTTCGTGTGCATGGACCCGGTTGACGGGTGGCTGTTGAATCCCAGTGGCATGCCTTGGTATGATGAAGATAATAACGGGTATTTCGGGGATGAAATTCCAATGCAAATGCAAGAAAATACAATTACAAATGGGTTTAGTCCTTTACTATGGAATCATTAA